The Setaria viridis chromosome 6, Setaria_viridis_v4.0, whole genome shotgun sequence genome contains a region encoding:
- the LOC140223112 gene encoding uncharacterized protein, with amino-acid sequence MNISLRDRIRKRREEEDDDMMMFLFPALYLMGSAREGGVKKKRHTSEETGEVKVRRLLEGHIKNCQVTFRMEPHIFKELATYLRRKRIVVDTRIMIEEKLGFFLYMLSRNTSYEDLAVTFGHSNDTFHRHINHFFKKFIPTLSRRFLQSPDPNQVHPNIQDNPRFYPFFKNCLGAIDGTHIPVSISPKKNSPFRNRKGTLSINVMVACNFDLNITFISSGWEGSIIDSRVLRSAMSKGF; translated from the coding sequence ATGAATATCTCATTGAGAGATCGTATtagaaagaggagggaggaagaagatgatgacatgatGATGTTTCTATTCCCTGCCTTATATTTGATGGGTTCTGCTAGAGAAGGGGGAGTAAAGAAGAAACGTCATACATCAGAAGAAACAGGAGAGGTTAAGGTTCGTCGACTCCTTGAGGGACATATCAAGAACTGTCAAGTTACATTTAGGATGGAACCTCACATCTTCAAAGAGTTGGCGACTTATCTTAGAAGGAAAAGGATCGTTGTTGATACAAGGATTATGATAGAGGAGAAGTTGGGTTTCTTCCTATACATGTTAAGTCGCAACACCTCATATGAGGATCTTGCAGTGACCTTTGGGCACAGCAACGACACCTTTCATCGTCACATCAACCACTTCTTCAAGAAATTCATTCCCACACTTTCTCGTCGTTTCCTCCAGTCTCCCGATCCTAATCAAgtgcatccgaacatccaagaTAATCCTAGATTCTATCCATTCTTCAAGAATTGTCTTGGTGCTATTGATGGAACTCATATCCCCGTTTCCATATCCCCTAAGAAGAATTCTCCTTTTAGGAATAGGAAGGGCACACTAAGCATAAATGTGATGGTGGCATGTAATTTCGATCTCAACATCACTTTTATTTCTAGTGGATGGGAGGGATCAATTATAGATTCCAGAGTGCTAAGATCGGCTATGAGCAAGGGCTTCTAG
- the LOC117860373 gene encoding uncharacterized protein, which yields MVGKSSAKLNVIARGSPKLSRFLPTTSATKKYPSPKCSGAKRSGGSPQGKQRADWNPTFDKSLVEILHEYKDSGYRSDNGWNIEGCNKMVKEFHRRNKSVSYTRAQIQDKECQLKRYYKMLKAARMQSGSKWNEQRNMVEGSAAMWENLMVVS from the exons ATGGTTGGAAAAAGCTCCGCAAAGCTCAATGTGATTGCAAGGGGGTCACCAAAGTTGAGTAGGTTCCTACCTACAACAAGTGCTACCAAAAAGTACCCTTCTCCTAAATGCAGTGGGGCAAAGAGGAGTGGAGGTTCACCACAAG GAAAACAAAGAGCGGACTGGAACCCAACTTTTGATAAATCACTTGTTGAAATTCTGCATGAGTATAAAGATAGTGGCTATAGAAGTGACAACGGTTGGAACATTGAAGGGTGTAACAAGATGGTGAAGGAGTTTCATCGGAGAAACAAGTCTGTCTCGTACACAAGGGCACAAATTCAAGATAAAGAATGTCAGCTTAAGAGGTACTACAAAATGCTCAAAGCGGCAAGAATGCAAAGTGGGTCAAAATGGAATGAACAAAGAAATATGGTTGAAGGATCAGCAGCAATGTGGGAGAACCTCATGGTGGTAAGTTAA